The DNA sequence CGGTGCCCGCCGCGACCGGCTCCGACGTCACCGAGGTGCTGCTCGCGGCGCTGCGCCTCGCCGTGTCCCGCGCCCGTACCGGCGCGGACACGGACCTCCTCGTCGACGTCGAACGCCACGGCCGCGACGGCACGGACGCCGACCTGACCCGCACCGTGGGCTGGCTGACCGGCCTCCACCCGGTGCGCCTGCCCGCCGCCGACGACCCGCTCGGCGCCCTCGACGGCGTCCGCCAGGCCGTGCGCTCGGCCCCCGACTCCGGCGCCGGATACGGCATGCTGCGCCACCTCAACCCGCAACTGGCCCCCGTCTTCGCCCGGTTGTCCGAGGCTCAGGTGCTGTTCCACTACTTCGGCAGGATCGAGGCGGGCACCGGCCGGGACTGGTCACCGGCGCCCGAGGCGGACGCCCTGTCCGGGGAGCCGGACGCGGACCTGGCCGCGCCCTACGCGCTCCAGGTCAACGCCCTGTGCGCGGACACCCCCGAAGGGCCCGTGCTGCGCGCGGCCTGGACCTGGACGGGGGAGGGCCCGCTCACCGAGGACGAGGTGCGCCGGCTGGCCGGCGGCTGGACCGCCGCGCTGGGCGAACTCGCCGCCCGCACCGCGGAGGCGGGCGCCGCCGCGACGGCGGCCCCCGCGGCCCCGGACACCGCCCCCGTCGACACGGAGCTCAGCGGCCTCGGTCCCGAGGAGGCCGCCGCCGTCGTCCGGCTGAGCCCGTTCCCGGTGACCGCCGTGTGGCCGCTCTCCCCGCTCCAGGAGGGCATCCACTTCCACGCCAGCTACGACACCTCCGCCCTGGACGTCTACACGGCCCTGGACACCTTCGACTTCGGCCACCGGCTCGACGCCGGCCGGCTGCGGGCCGCCGTCGCCGCGCTGCTGCGCCGGCACGCCGGACTGCGGACCGGCATCACCGCCGACGGACTGCCGGGCCCCGTGCAGTTCGTGTGCGCCGCCGGCGCCGTGCCCGTACCGCTGGCCGAGGTGGACCTCACCCACCTCGACGACACCGCACGGCGGGCCCGGCTCGCCTCGATCGCCGACGCCGCCCGCGTCGAACGCTTCGACCTCGCCGCGCCCCCGCTGTTCCGTCTCACCCTGATCCGCCTCACCCCCGGCACCGACCGGCTGATGCTCCGCCACCACCTGGTGGCCTGGGACGGCTGGTCCCAGTCCCTCTTCCTGCGTGAACTGCTGGAGCTGTACGCCTCCGGCGGCGACGACCGGGCCCTGCCCGTCCCCGGCGGCTACCGCGACTACCTGAGCTGGCTGGGCCGCCGCGACCCGGCCACCGCGCGGCGGGCATGGCGCGAGGCGCTCGCCGGGCTCGCCGAGCCGACCCTGGTGGCCCGCGACCCGGGCGGCGAGCCCACCATCCCGCACCGGTGCGATACCGAGCTCCCCGCCGGGCTCGGCGACCGGCTGCGCGCCCGGGCGCGCGAACTCGGCGTCACGCCCAACGCGGTGCTGTCGGCCGCCTGGGCCCTCGTGCTCTCCGCGACCGTGGGGCGCGCCGACATCGTCTTCGGCGCCACCGTCGCCGGGCGGCCGCACGACGTCCCCGGCTCCGACACCGCGATCGGCATGTTCCTCAACACCGTTCCCCAGCGGGTCGCCCTCGACCCGGCCGAGACGGCCGGCGATCTGCTGCGCCGGCTGCACGGCGAACGGGTCGCGCTGATGGACCACGAGTACCTGGGGCTCGCCGAACTCCAGCGCGAGGGCGGCCACCCCACGCTCTTCGACACCCTGTACGTGCTCCAGAACTTCGCCGACGACCGGGCCCTGACGGAGCTGACCGAGCGGCACGGCATCACCGGGATCGGCAGCGTGGACGCCACCCACTACCCGATGACCCTGATCGTGGCCCCCGGCGACGTGGTCCGCGTCAAACTGGAGTACCGGCCCGACCTCGTCAGCGACGGGACCGCCCGTGCCACGCTGGACCGGTTCACCGCCCTGGTGGACCGGCTGACCGCGGACCCGGCCGCACGTGTCGGCTCGCTGGACCTGCTGCTGCCCGGCGAACGGCGCGCGCTCGCCGGCCGGTCGGCGGCCAGCCGGGCCCCCGTCCCCGACGAGACCGTCGCCGACATGCTCGCCGCCCAGGCCGCCAGGACACCGGAGGAGACCGCCCTCGTCTTCGGCGGACAGCGGCTCGGCTACGCCGAACTGGACGCACGGATCAACCGGCTCGCCCGGCTGCTGCTCGCCCGGGGCGCGGGCCCCGAGAAGGCGGTCGCCCTCGCCCTGCCGCGGTCCGTCGAGACCGTCGTCGCCCTCTTCGCGGTCCTGCGCACGGGCGCCGCCTACCTGCCGCTCGACCTCGACCACCCCGCCGACCGGCTGCGTCTGATGATCGAGGACACCGGGCCGCTGTGCCTGCTGACGACGACGGCCGTCGCCCCCGGCCTCCGGGGCGACGGCGGCCCGCTCGCCGAGGAGATCCCGCTCGACGGCACCGCCGTCCTCGCGGCCCTCGCCGCCCTGCCGGACGGGCCGCTCGCCGACGCCGAGCGGCCCGCCTTCGCCCCCGGTGTGCCGGACCGGCTGGAGCACCCCGCCTACATCATCTACACCTCCGGCTCGACGGGCCGGCCCAAGGGAGTCGTCACGCCCTACCGGGGCCTGACGAACATGCAGCTCAACCACCAGAAGGAGATCTTCGACCCGGCCATCGCGTCGGCCGGCGGACGCCGGCTGCGGATCGCCCACACCGTCTCCTTCGCCTTCGACATGTCGTGGGAGGAACTGCTCTGGCTCGTCGAGGGCCACGAGGTGCACATCTGCGACGAGGAACTGCGCCGCGACGCCGCCGCGCTGGTCGCGTACTGCGACCGGCACCGGGTGGACGTCGTCAACGTCACCCCCACCTACGCCCAGTTGCTGATCGAGGAGGGCCTCCTCGACCGGGGCGAGCCGGCGGCGGGCACCCCGGGCGGGCACCGTCCCGCCCTGGTGCTGCTCGGCGGCGAGGCCGTCTCCGACACCGTGTGGAGCAGACTGCGCGACACCCCCGGCACCTACGGCTACAACCTCTACGGCCCGACCGAGTACACGATCAACACCCTCGGCGGCTCCACCGCGGACAGCGGCACACCGACGGTCGGCACCGCCATCCGCAACACCCGCGCACACGTCCTCGACCCGATGCTCCGCCCCGTCCCCGCGGGCTGCCCCGGGGAGCTGTACATCGCCGGCACCGGCCTCGCCCGCGGCTACCACGACCGGCCCGGCCTGACCGCCGAACGCTTCGTCGCCGACCCGTTCGGCGAGCCCGGCGAGCGGATGTACCGCACGGGCGACCTGGTCAGGCAACGCCCCGACGGCCAGATCGACTTCCTCGGCCGCACCGACGACCAGGTCAAGATCCGCGGCTACCGCGTCGAGCTGGGCGAGATCTCCACCGCCCTCGCCGCCCACCCCGGCGTCGCCCACGCCGCCGTCGTCGTGGACACGGCCGCCGAGACCAGGCGGCTGGTCGGCTACGTCGTCCCCGAGGACCCCGCCGCCGACGCGACGGCCCTCACGGCCGCCGTGCGCGACCACCTGAAGGCGCTGCTCCCCGACTACATGGTCCCCGCCGCCCTCGTCACGGCCCCCACCCTGCCGCTCACCGTCAACGGCAAACTCGACGTGCAGGCCCTGCCCGCACCCGAGTTCGCCCCGGCGAGCGCGGGCCGCGCCCCGCGCACCCCGGCCGAGGAGGTGCTCTGCGCCCTCTTCGCCGACGTCCTGTCCCTGCCCGAGGGGAGCGTCGGCACCGACGCCGGCTTCTTCGACCTCGGCGGCCACTCCCTGCTCGCCACCCGGCTGATCGGCCGGGCCCGCACCCTGCTCGGCGCCGACCTGGCGATCCGGGACCTGTTCGAGGCGCCCACCGTCGCCGCGCTCGCCCGGCGCGTCTCCCCGGGCGACGCCTCCCGCCCCGCGCTCGTGCCCGTCCGGCGGCCGGACGAACTGCCCCTGTCCCACGCCCAGCAGCGCCTGTGGGTCGTGCAGCAGATCGAGTGCACCTCCGCCGCGTACAACTTCCCCCTCGTCATGCGGCTGCGGGGCCCGCTGGACACCGCCGCCCTCACCGGCGCCCTCGCCGATGTGACCGCCCGCCACGAGGCGCTGCGCACCGTCTTCGGGGAACGCGACGGCCGGGTCCACCAGCGGGTGCTGCCGGCCGAGGACGCGCGGCCCGTGGTCGAGCACGTCGACGGCGCCGGGCGGGACCTCGGCGCGCTGGTCGACGACGCCGTCGCCCGGCCCTTCGACCTGCGCGCCGAACTGCCGCTGCGCGCCACGGTCGTGGAACTCGCCCCCGAGGACCATGTGGTGATCCTGCTGCTGCACCACATCACCACCGACGAGTGGTCGGACCGGCCCTTCCTGCGCGACCTGGCCACCGCCTACGCCGCACGCCGCGCGGGCGGGGCCCCCGCCTGGCAGCCGCTGCCCGTCCAGTACGCCGACTACGCCCTGTGGCAGCAGCGCCTCCTCGGCGACCCGGCGGACCCGTCGAGCCGGGCCGCCCGGCAGCTCGCCTTCTGGCGCACCGCCCTCGACGGCGCTCCCGAGGAGATCGAACTCCCCACCGACCGGCCCCGGCCCGCCCGGCCCGCGTTCACCGGAGCCGAACTCGACGTGCGCATCGGCGAGGACACCCACCGCGGCCTGCGGCGGCTCGCCCGCGAGAGCGGCGCCAGCATGTTCATGGTCACCCACGCCGTGGTCGCCGCCCTGCTGCACCGCCTCGGGGCCGGCACCGACATCCCGCTGGGCGCGCCGATCGCCGGCCGCGGCGACGAGGCGCTCGACGACCTCGTCGGCTTCTTCGTCAACACCCTGGTGCTGCGCGCCGACCTCGCCGGCGATCCCTCCTTCACCGAGCTGCTGGCCCGGGTCCGCGACGCCGACCTCGCCGCGTTCTCGCACGCCGACGTGCCCTTCGAGTCCGTCGTCGAAGCCCTCAACCCGACGCGCTCGCTCGCCCGCAACCCGCTCTTCCAGGTGATGGTCGGCCACCACACCCGCACCGGCGACGCGGCCGCGCTGCCCGGACTCGCCGTCGAGGACGTGCCGTTCCGCATCCGGTCCGCCAAGTTCGACCTCGTCTTCAGCTTCACCGAGCACCACCCGGGGGACGGCGGCCCCGGCTCCCTGAGCTGCCGGCTGGAGTACGCGACCGAGCTGTTCGACCGGGACACCGCCGAACGGATCGGCGACCGGCTCCGGCGCCTGGCCGCCGCGCTTGCCGCGGAGCCCGGCCGACCCCTCTCCCGGGCCGGGATCCTCGCACCCGGCGAACGCGACCAGGTGCTCACGGAGTTCAACGCCACCGCCCGCCCGGTCGACGAGGCCCCGCTGCCCGCCCTCTTCGCGGCACGCGCGGCGGAGCAGCCCGGCGCGGTCGCCGTCGTCGAGCGCTCCGGGCAGCTCGACTACGCGGAGCTCGACGCCCGCTCCAACCGGATCGCCCGGCTGCTCGCCGATCGCGGCGTGGGCGCCGAGGACATCGTGGGCGTGGCCGTGCCCCGGTCCGCCGACATGATCGCGACCGTCCTCGCCGTCCTCAAGCTCGGCGCCGCGTTCCTGCCGCTCGACCTGGTCCACCCGGCCGACCGGCTGGCCTGGATGATCGGCGACAGCGGGGCCGCGCTCGTCGTCGCCACCGAACAGGTCGCCGGGAAGATCCCCGCCGTGGCCGGCACCCCCGTCGTGCTGCTCGACGCGCCCGGGACACGGGACGCGCTCGGCGCCCTGTCCGCGGCGGCGCCGGGGACAGGGCCGATCGCGCTCGACCAGACGGCCTACGTCATCTACACCTCCGGCTCCACCGGCCGGCCCAAGGGCGTGGCCGTGCCGCACGAGGGCATCGCCAGCCTCGTCGCCACCGCCGTCGACCGGATGGGGCTGCGCCCGGACAGCAGGGTGCTCCAGTTCGCCTCCGTCGGCTTCGACGTCTTCGTCTTCGAACTCGTGATGGCGCTGTGCCACGGCGGCGGTCTCGTCCTCGTCCCCGACGAGGCACGCGTCGCCGGGCCCGCCCTCACCGACTTCCTCGCCGCACAGCGCGTCACCCACATGATCCTGCCGCCGTCCCTGGTCTCCGCGCTGCCCGCGGGCTGCGAACTGCCCGCGGGATCGACGGTCCTGGTCGGCACCGAGACCGTGCCGCCGGACCTCTTCACCCGCTTCGCGACCGCCGACCTGATCTGCGCGTACGGGCTCACCGAGGCCACCGTCAACTCCACGCTGTGGCACGCCCGGGAGGCCGGCGCCCGGCCCGCCGGCCGCGTCCCCATCGGCCGCCCCGACCCCAACACCGTCTGCTACGTGCTCGACGAGGCCCTGCGCCCCGTCCCGCCCGGCGTCGTCGGGGAGCTCTACGTCGCCGGGCGCGGCCTCGCCCGCGGCTACCTCGGCAGGACCGCGCTCACCGCCGAACGGTTCGTCGCCGACCCGTACGGGCCCCCCGGCGGGCGGATGTACCGCACCGGGGACCGGGCCCGCTGGCGCACGGACGGCAACCTCGACTTCCTCGGCCGCGTCGACGACCAGGTGAAGATCCGCGGCTTCCGCGTCGAACTCGGCGAGATCGAGGCCGCGCTCGCCGCCCACCCGGCCGTCGCCCAGGCCGCCGTGGTGCCCGAACGCGACGGCGACATCGTCCGCCTCGTCGCCTACACCGTCGCCGACCGCGGGCCCGGCGACGGCGGGACCCCGGCCGACGCGCAGGAACTGCGCGCCCACGCGGCCGGGCTGCTGCCCGAGTACATGGTGCCGGCGCTGGTCGTCGCCCTGGACGGCCCGCTCCCGCTGACACCCAACGGCAAGCTGGACCGCAAGGCCCTGCCCGCACCCGACTGGGCGGCCCTCACCGGCGCCGACCGCCCCGCCACCGCCACCGAACAGCGCCTGGCGGCGCTCTTCGGCGAGATCCTGCGACTCCCCGACGTCGGCGCCCACGACAACTTCTTCGCCCTCGGCGGCCATTCGATGGCGGTGATGCGGCTGCTCGCCCGGATCCGCACCGAGTTCGGCGCCGAACTCGCCGTCCGGGACGTCTTCGACGCCCCGACCGTGGCCCGGATCGCCGCCGCGCTCGACACGGCCGCCACCGCCCGGCCCGCGCTCCGTCCCTCCGGCGACCGCCGGCCGCCGGGCGCCGACCTGCCCGCGGCCCCGACGCAGCGGTGGCCGTGGACGTCCTGGCACCGCCACCCCGCCCACGACCACGCCCTGGTGCTGCGCGCCCCCGGCGGAGGATTCGACACCGGGGCGCTCACCGCGGCCGTGGCCGACCTCGTCGCCCGCCACGAACCCCTGCGCACCGCCCTCACCCCCGACGCGGCCGGCGCCCCGCGGCAGCGCCCCGCGGCGCCGCCCGTGCTGGAGCACGAGAACTGCCCCGACCCCGACGCCCGCATCCGTGAACTCGCCGCCGGCACGACGGACCCGTCCCGCCGGGCGCCCTTCGCGGCCCGGCTGCTCACCGGGCCGGACGGCGCCCAGTCCCTGCTGCTGACCGCGCACCACCTCGCCGTGGACGAATGGTCGGTCGTACCGCTCTTCCGCGACCTCACCACCGCCTACACCGCGCGAGCCGCGGGCGGCCCGCCCGCCTGGGCGCCGCTGCCGGTGACCTACACCGACTGGACCGCCTGGGCGCACGAGGTCCTCGGCGATCCTGCCGACCCCGGCAGCACCGGCGCGCGCCAGCTCGCCTGGTGGCGGGAGACCCTGCGGGACGTGCCCGGGCGCATCGGTCTGCCGACCGGGCCCGCCCGCGCCGACGGCCCCGGCGACCCGCACCCCTTCGTCCTCGACGAGGAACTGCACGGGGCCGTCGACCGGCTCGCCCACGCCACCGGCACCAGCATGTTCATGGTCCTGCACGCCGCCCTGTCCGCGCTGCTCACCGCACACGGCGCGGGCACCGACCTGCCCGTCGGCACCATGGTCGCGGGCCGGCACGACGAACGGCTGGGCGATCTGGTCGGCTGCTTCCTCGGCACCGTGGTCCTGCGCACCGACACCGACGGCGACCCGAGCTTCGCCCGGCTGCTGGAACGCGTCCGCGAGACCACCCTCGGCGCCCTGGACCACCAGGACGTCCCCTTCGACGAGGTCGTCCGGGCGACCGGCCTGCCCCCCGAGGGGCCGCAGGTCCTGCTGATCCACCACGAGCAGGCCGACCTGGCCGAACTGGAGGGCGGCGCGGGCACGTTCCACGCCGTGCCCACGGGCGGGCCCAAGGCGGAACTGGTCCTCGGCTTCTACGAGCCGCGCGGCACCGGACCGGTCTCCTGCGAACTCCACGGCCCGCACGACGCCCCGCGGCTCGCGGCGGAGTTCGTGGCACTGCTGCGGCGCGCCGTGGACGCCCCCGGCCGACCGCTGTCCGAACTGTCCGTCACCACCACACCGAGGAGCGACGACGCATGAGCACCGGCACCCCCAACCCGTTCGAGGACCCGCAGGGCCGGTTCCTGGTCCTCGTCAACGACGAGAACCAGCACTCCCTGTGGCCCTCCTTCGCCGAGATCCCGGCCGGCTGGCGCACCGTGTTCGGCGAGGACACGCGTGAGGCGTGCCTGGCGTACGTGGAGAGCCACTGGACGGACCTGCGGCCCGCGAGCCTGATCGCCCGCATGTCCTGACGGCCGCGGGTAACGTCGCCCGGGTGCCCGACGATCCGACGCCACCCGGGAGACGCCGATGACGACCGTGCCGCGCGACACCCCCTGTACGAACCGGGAGCGGGGGGTGGCGGCATGAGCGCGGAGCCCGTCGCCCTCACCCCCGTCGGGCGGGTGGTCGGGGGCCGCGCCGAGGCCGTCGAGGACGGCTGGGGCGACGTCCGGGCCGTGATCCGCCTGGACGACGCCTTCCGCGAGGAGTCGCCGGTGCTCGGGCTGGAGCACTTCTCGCACCTGGAGGTCGTCTTCGTCTTCGACCGGATCGACCCCGGCGCCGTGCGCACCGGCCCCATCCCGCCGCGCGGGCAGCCGGACGGCGCGCCGGTGGGCGTCTTCGCCCACCGGGGGCCGTACCGGCCCAACCGCCTCGGCGTCTCGCGGTGCCGGCTGCTCCGGGTCGACGGGCTCGACCTGCACGTCACGGGCCTGGACGCGCTCTCCGGCTCGCCGGTGCTCGACATCAAGCCGTACATGGCGGAGTTCGCGCCGGCCGAGGACGTCACCCAGCCCGCGTGGAGCACCCGGCTGATGAGCCGCTACTACTGACCCGCCGCCCCCCGCCCGCCCCGCACCCGCCGCTCCCGGGGGCGGGCGGGATCACGGTTCGGCGGGAGGCTCCGGCGTACCCCGGCCGGCCGACCACGCCGCCCACAGCGCCGCGTAGCGCCCGCCCGCCGCCAGCAGCTCCGCATGGGTGCCCGTCTCCACGACCCGGCCCTCGTCGAGCACGACGATCCTGTCCGCGGTGGCCGCCTGGGGGAGCCGGTGGGCGACGAGCAGCCCCGTACGGCCCTGGAGCGCGCTGTTCGCCGCGCTCTCCAGCACCCGCGCCCCCGCGCTGCCCGCGTCGGCGGTCGCCTCGTCCAGGATCGCGACGGGGAGGCCCGCGAGCACCAGCCGGGCCAGCGCGAGCTGCTGCGCCTGGGTCACCGTCAGCCGGTGCCCGCCCTCGCCGACGACCGTCGCCGTCCCCTCCGGCAGCGCCTCGGCCCACTCCAGCGCCCCGACCCGCGCCAGCGCGTCCCGCACCTCGGCCCCGGACGCACCGGGCCGCGCCAGCCGCAGGTCGTCGGCGAGCGGGCCGGCGAAGACATGGACCTCCTGGCTGATCAGCGTCACGGCTTGCCGCACACCGGCGGGCCCCAGCTCCCGGGTGTCCACACCGCCCAGCACGATCACCCCGCCCGACGGCTCGTGCACCCCGGCGATCAGCTTCGCCAGCGTCGTCTTGCCGGCCCCGCTCGCCCCGACCAGGGCGACCCGCTCCCCGCTGCGCACCTCCAGGTCCACCTCGTGCAGCACCGGGTGCCCGGGGGTGTAGGCGTGGCTGAGCGCGCCGACCTTGACGGAGCCGTCGACCGGCACGGCCCGCCCGTCCGGCGCGCGTTCGGCCGGCAGCCGCGACACACCGACGAGCCGGGCGAGCGAGGCGCCCGCGGACTGGGCCTCGTCGATCAGGAAGAGCGCGGCGTTCAGGGGGTTGAAGAGGCCGTGGAAGTAGAGCGCCGCCGCCGTCGCGGTGCCGATGCTCACGGAGTCGGCGCGCACCAGCAGGAAGCCGGTGGCCAGCACCGAGGTCAGCCCGACGAACTCGGCCGCGTTGAGCCGGGAGAAGAACCCCGAGACGAGCCTGCTGCCGCGCAGCGCGAGCCCGACGGCCGTGTCGGACCGCTCCCGCAGCAGCCCGGCGTGCGCGTCGCCCAGCCGGAACGCCCGCACGGTGCGCACCCCGCCGATGCTGTCCAGCAACTGGTGCTGGAGGGCCCCCGCCGCCACCCGGTGCGCCGCGTACACGCGTCCGGCGCGCGGGATGTACCAGCGCACCGTGAGCACGTGGACCGGCACCACGGGGAGCACGGCGAGCAGGAACCGCCAGTCCAGCACGGCGAGTCCGGCCGTCGTCAGCACGATGGTGAGGAGCGCGCCGCTGAACTCGGGGAGTGCCTGGCGCACCGCCTTCGTCGTCACCGTCACGTCGCCGGTCACCCGCGAGGTCAGATCGCCCGAGCCGGCGTGCTCGACCCGGTCGAGCGGCAGGTGCAGGGCCCGGGCGACGAACTTCTCGCGCAGGCCGGCGAGGACGGTCTCGCCGAGCCGCGCGACGAGCGCGTTGCCGACCGCGGTCAGGGCGCCCCGGGCCACGGCGACGGCGAGCAGCAGGATCATCGGCACCGTCAGCGCGGCGGTGCCGCGCCGGTCGACGACCAGGTCCACGATCCGGCCGAGCAGCGGGGCGGTCAGCAGCCCGACCGCCGTGCCGGCGACCAGCACGACCGCCGCCGACACGGCCAGCAGCCGGTGCCCGCGCAGCAGCTCCCGCAGCGCCGCCAGGGTCTGGCGGGCCGTCGCGGTGGGCAGCAGCTCCCGCCCGGGCGGATCCGCCCGGGGTGCGGCCTCCTCGGTCATCGTTCCTCCTGCGTCGGTGTGGCGGCCGGCCCGGCCGGCCGTGCCGAGGGGGCCCGGGTCATGCCAGCACCGCCGCCCGGTAGCCCGCGTCCGCGGCGACGAGGTCGCGGTGGCCGCCCTCGGCGGTGACGGTGCCGCCGTCGAGCACGACCACCCGGTCCGTCACGGCGAGCAGCGCGGGACTGGTGGTCACCAGGAGCGTGGTGCGGCCCCGGCGCAACTCCCGCAGCCGGGACGCGATCCGCGCCTCGGTGACGGCGTCGACGGCGGTCGTCGGGTCGTGGAGCACCAGCACCGGCGGATCGGCGGCGAGCGCCCGGGCCAGCGCGACCCGCTGGCGCTGGCCGCCGGAGAGCGAACGGCCCCGCTCGGTGAGCAGGGTGGCGCCGCCGTGCGGCAGCGTCCGCGCCACGTCGTCCGCCGAGGCGGCCTCCAGAGCCGGTCCGAGCGCGGCGTCCGCACGCCCGGTGCCGGCGCGCACGTTGTCGAGCAGGCTGCTCTCGAAGAGGTCCGCGTCGTGGTGCGCCACGAGGACGGCCCGGCGGACGGCGTCCGGGTCCAGCGCGGTCAGCGGCTGTCCGTCGACGCTGATCTCTCCCGCGTCCGGGTCGAGTTCACGTCCCAGGCAGCGCAGCAGGTCCGCTGCCGCCGCCGGGTCCCGGGCGACCACGCCGAGGAGTTCGCCGGGAGCGGTGTCCAGGTCCACGCCGCGCAGCGTGCCGTGGACGACACCGCGCAGCGTGAGCCGCCCCGCGACCGGCCCCGCGGGCATCGCGGCGCCCGCGCCCACCGCGGGCGGCGCGGACAGCACCTCGGCGATCCGGTCGGCGGACGCGCGGCCCTGGGCGAACTCCCCGCTGACGTACGTCAGGAGCTGGAAGGGGCCCAGCAGGAACTGGGCGAGGCCGACGGCGGCGACCAGCTCGCCCACGCTGATCGACCCGCGCATCGCCAGATGCGCGCCGACCAGTCCGATCGCGGCGATGAACAGGCCCGTCAGGACGAGGATCGCCCCGTCGTGCCAGGCGCGGCTGACCGCGGACCGCAGCGCGGCCGCCAGCGACTCGCGGCTGGTGTCGCGGTAGCGGGCGACCGCGGCCGCCTCCGCGCCGATGCCCTTGAGGACCCGCAGCCCGGCGACCAGGTCCGCCGCCACCCCGGAGGCGTGCGCGGCGCGTTCCTGCTCCACCTCGCTGCGGCGCTCCAGCGGCCGGCTGATCCGGTGCCCCGCCCACAGCAGCGGCGGCACACCGAGCAGGATGAGCAGACCGAGCGGCACCGAGATCCGCAGCAGCGCGACCGCGCTGACGGCGAGCCCGGCCAGCGCGGCGGCCGCGTACGGCACGGCCGCCGCGACCGCGCCCACCCGGGCGGCGTCCCCGGTGGCCAGGGCGGTCAGCGCACCGGGCAGCCGCCCGGTGTCGGCCCCGCCGCGCGGGTCGAGCACCCGGGCGCCCAGCTCCCCGCGCAGCCGGTGCGCCGCGTGCTCGCCCGCCGCGTCGGTGATCCGCGCGGAGGTCCGGTAGCAGGTGGAGAGGGCGAGGAAGAGCACCCCGAGGACCAGCAGCCAGCGCAGCAGGACCGCCGTGTCGCCGGTGGCGACCGCCTCGTCGATGACCAGGCCGATGACGACGGGCACCAGCACCTCGCACGCCTGGTGTCCCATGCCGAGCAGTGACGCCGTCACCACCCGCCGCCGCTGGCCCGCGACCGCGGCGCGCAGCACGGCGCGTCCGGCGCCTCGTTCCCCGGGCATGCGGCACCTCCACAAGGGCATCGGTGGGTCGGCCAAGACTACTGCAACCAGGCCACCCAGCAGGTGTGTTGGCTGCTCATCCGCCTCCCGGGCACCCGTCGCCGACCGGTTCCGCGGGCTCGTTGACCATGGACATCGGCTGCGCTTAGGCTTGCCTTGGTCGCGGGGTGCCCACCACCGCCGGCACGGCCGCCGTGGTCCTCGGAGAGGAGCGCCCGTGCTCGACACGAGGCTGACCAACGCCCGCTTCCTGACCATGGATCCCGCCCGGCCCACCGCCCGCGACCTCGGCGTCTGGCGCGGCCGGATCGTGGGTCTGGACGAGGAGGTCACCTCGCTGCCCGCACGGGAGGTGATCGACCTCCAGG is a window from the Streptomyces zhihengii genome containing:
- a CDS encoding MbtH family protein, encoding MSTGTPNPFEDPQGRFLVLVNDENQHSLWPSFAEIPAGWRTVFGEDTREACLAYVESHWTDLRPASLIARMS
- a CDS encoding SAM-dependent methyltransferase; its protein translation is MSAEPVALTPVGRVVGGRAEAVEDGWGDVRAVIRLDDAFREESPVLGLEHFSHLEVVFVFDRIDPGAVRTGPIPPRGQPDGAPVGVFAHRGPYRPNRLGVSRCRLLRVDGLDLHVTGLDALSGSPVLDIKPYMAEFAPAEDVTQPAWSTRLMSRYY
- a CDS encoding ABC transporter ATP-binding protein: MTEEAAPRADPPGRELLPTATARQTLAALRELLRGHRLLAVSAAVVLVAGTAVGLLTAPLLGRIVDLVVDRRGTAALTVPMILLLAVAVARGALTAVGNALVARLGETVLAGLREKFVARALHLPLDRVEHAGSGDLTSRVTGDVTVTTKAVRQALPEFSGALLTIVLTTAGLAVLDWRFLLAVLPVVPVHVLTVRWYIPRAGRVYAAHRVAAGALQHQLLDSIGGVRTVRAFRLGDAHAGLLRERSDTAVGLALRGSRLVSGFFSRLNAAEFVGLTSVLATGFLLVRADSVSIGTATAAALYFHGLFNPLNAALFLIDEAQSAGASLARLVGVSRLPAERAPDGRAVPVDGSVKVGALSHAYTPGHPVLHEVDLEVRSGERVALVGASGAGKTTLAKLIAGVHEPSGGVIVLGGVDTRELGPAGVRQAVTLISQEVHVFAGPLADDLRLARPGASGAEVRDALARVGALEWAEALPEGTATVVGEGGHRLTVTQAQQLALARLVLAGLPVAILDEATADAGSAGARVLESAANSALQGRTGLLVAHRLPQAATADRIVVLDEGRVVETGTHAELLAAGGRYAALWAAWSAGRGTPEPPAEP
- a CDS encoding ABC transporter ATP-binding protein translates to MPGERGAGRAVLRAAVAGQRRRVVTASLLGMGHQACEVLVPVVIGLVIDEAVATGDTAVLLRWLLVLGVLFLALSTCYRTSARITDAAGEHAAHRLRGELGARVLDPRGGADTGRLPGALTALATGDAARVGAVAAAVPYAAAALAGLAVSAVALLRISVPLGLLILLGVPPLLWAGHRISRPLERRSEVEQERAAHASGVAADLVAGLRVLKGIGAEAAAVARYRDTSRESLAAALRSAVSRAWHDGAILVLTGLFIAAIGLVGAHLAMRGSISVGELVAAVGLAQFLLGPFQLLTYVSGEFAQGRASADRIAEVLSAPPAVGAGAAMPAGPVAGRLTLRGVVHGTLRGVDLDTAPGELLGVVARDPAAAADLLRCLGRELDPDAGEISVDGQPLTALDPDAVRRAVLVAHHDADLFESSLLDNVRAGTGRADAALGPALEAASADDVARTLPHGGATLLTERGRSLSGGQRQRVALARALAADPPVLVLHDPTTAVDAVTEARIASRLRELRRGRTTLLVTTSPALLAVTDRVVVLDGGTVTAEGGHRDLVAADAGYRAAVLA